GGCATGTAGGCTTTGGGAAGAAGTTAAAAACCCTGCGAGGGCAAGGATGGCTACTAGTTTTCTAGCGCTGCCCATCTCTTTGTTGACAGAGCGAATAAGTTCCCCAAAACGACTTTTAGGATTAAGAAGATTGAAGAGCAATCCCACGGCTAGCAAGAAATACCCTAAATAAGTAGGCCATTTGCCGGGGTCTTGATTGACAGAGAGAATGGTCCCTTTTTCATCTTGGTCGTACGAGGATTGGAAGAAACGAAACCCGCGATAATCCAAAACGTGGTTCATGTAAATGCGCCAAGGCAAAGTGATGTTTTTTTGTGCATCCACAACCTTGACCTCACTCGCATAAGACGAAGGGGCGCGCGAACCTGGATAGCGGTCCAGTTGGAAGTCGATGAGTTCAATATTGAAGGGGAGTTCAAAACTCTTGGACCCCCACTCCATTTGAAACATTTGCCCCCCTGCCACCGCTTGTGCTGGGTACCCTGGGCGACCACGTCCGTGGCCATAAAGCACGACCTCTTTGTGTTCACCTTTGTAGCTTAATGTGGCCACAAGAGCATGTGGCTTGGGTGCTTCGTTGGGCTTAGGCGGCTGGCTAATTAGAGTTTCTTTGCCTAAAGAAAGAAGTTTTTTGGGGGCAAAAGTAAGGTCTTTGAAGCTATAAAGCTGAGTAGTATCAATACTTTGCACCTCCAAAGGCAAAAAATCCCCCTTGGTTGCATCAGCCATATTAAACCACCCAAAGGCGTGAGTAGAACGCATAAAAAACTTATTTTCTTCCTTATACATGTAAAGAGTTGGTTTGGGAGCACCAATGGTTTCATTGGCGTTTTTAGCAAAAGCAAAAATCAAATCAGGTGTTTCAAACACCTCTCCTTGGCGCAAAATAATAGTGCGAGGTTGGCTTTTGTAACTCACCACAAGCTCCACCAAAGGCTCCCCCTTTTCATCCTCCACAAGGCGCGTTGTTGCGTTGGGAACGAAAGAGTGATAACGCAATGAGGCTTCATCCTCGCCAAGCGGGAGAGAGAGACTAAAACGGTTCACGCCAAACACGTCCAACAACGAAACAAGGTGTTGCTTGTCTGCTGAAAAAACTTCATTATCTTTATAAGCGCGCAACTGCACAAAAGGCTCCATAGAAACCACACGGTTCTCCATCTTTCCCTCACGAATGTGCAAGGTGCCCTCAAAGCCATAATAACGCGTAAGTCCAGCGCCCAGTAAAATAAATAAAAAGCTAGCATGAAAGACAAGAGAGGGAAGCTTTTCTTTTTTAAAGAGTTTGTAAGCAAAGGCACTATAAATCAAGCCAAGGCCTAACCATAGTTGAATCAGAGCAAACCACCACGAGGCGTAAATAAGCGCCCAAGCGCTCTCAGTGCCAAAATCATTTTCAATAAAAGTGGCAGTACCGCTAGCAACAGCAAAGAGGAGGAGTAAAAAAACCATGGCTGGCATGCCAAACAAGGCTTTGGTAAGTGGGGTCATGAGGTTCCTTTGGAGGCCAAAAATCTGTGGTATGGTAGCTAAGTTTCTTAAATATTTTCTAAATTTTTGCTGCGACATACCTATTCTTGTTGACTTGGGGCACTTTGTTTTGTCTTTGCGGGGTTTTATGGGCGGGGGAAACGCC
The window above is part of the Sulfurospirillum tamanense genome. Proteins encoded here:
- a CDS encoding cytochrome c biogenesis protein ResB, yielding MTPLTKALFGMPAMVFLLLLFAVASGTATFIENDFGTESAWALIYASWWFALIQLWLGLGLIYSAFAYKLFKKEKLPSLVFHASFLFILLGAGLTRYYGFEGTLHIREGKMENRVVSMEPFVQLRAYKDNEVFSADKQHLVSLLDVFGVNRFSLSLPLGEDEASLRYHSFVPNATTRLVEDEKGEPLVELVVSYKSQPRTIILRQGEVFETPDLIFAFAKNANETIGAPKPTLYMYKEENKFFMRSTHAFGWFNMADATKGDFLPLEVQSIDTTQLYSFKDLTFAPKKLLSLGKETLISQPPKPNEAPKPHALVATLSYKGEHKEVVLYGHGRGRPGYPAQAVAGGQMFQMEWGSKSFELPFNIELIDFQLDRYPGSRAPSSYASEVKVVDAQKNITLPWRIYMNHVLDYRGFRFFQSSYDQDEKGTILSVNQDPGKWPTYLGYFLLAVGLLFNLLNPKSRFGELIRSVNKEMGSARKLVAILALAGFLTSSQSLHA